The proteins below come from a single Natranaerofaba carboxydovora genomic window:
- a CDS encoding FtsB family cell division protein gives MTAKSKNNIKVKSSVFRAIILILTVYFVYLFYTQTVNHVDLISKKDEIEKDIKEIKSEIDELETKIYKLDDKEQVELLARERLRLIGSDEILINVREHMSEEGKSD, from the coding sequence ATGACAGCAAAGAGTAAAAATAATATCAAAGTGAAATCGAGTGTTTTTAGGGCTATAATATTAATACTTACTGTGTATTTTGTTTATTTATTCTATACTCAGACCGTTAATCACGTAGATCTAATCAGTAAGAAAGACGAAATAGAGAAAGATATCAAGGAAATAAAATCAGAGATAGACGAGTTGGAAACAAAAATTTATAAATTAGATGATAAAGAACAGGTGGAGTTACTAGCAAGAGAAAGGCTAAGGTTAATTGGTTCAGATGAAATTTTGATAAATGTGAGAGAACACATGTCTGAAGAAGGAAAATCTGATTGA
- a CDS encoding S1 RNA-binding domain-containing protein — MTLKVGGVVEGVVKGITNFGAFVELPGGQTGLVHISEVADTYVKDIRKYLNEEDKVRVKVLSIDGKKIGLSIRKVKENKEKLVSFEDKLAKFLKESDEKQKDIKKNVESKRGDRDSNAF; from the coding sequence ATGACGTTGAAAGTAGGCGGAGTAGTGGAAGGTGTCGTTAAAGGTATTACAAATTTTGGTGCTTTTGTAGAACTTCCAGGAGGACAGACAGGACTTGTACACATCTCGGAAGTAGCTGACACTTATGTTAAAGATATTCGTAAATATCTTAACGAAGAAGACAAAGTCAGAGTGAAGGTTCTAAGTATTGACGGGAAAAAAATTGGTTTATCAATTAGAAAAGTTAAAGAGAACAAAGAAAAACTTGTTTCTTTTGAAGACAAGTTGGCCAAGTTTTTAAAAGAAAGTGATGAGAAGCAAAAGGATATCAAGAAAAATGTAGAGTCTAAAAGAGGAGATAGAGACTCGAATGCGTTTTAA
- a CDS encoding Ppx/GppA phosphatase family protein translates to MIIIINNTVAVIDIGSNSIRLMIAKIEGQSIKELVKELETTRMGEGLGKSGYIKPDATYKSLSVLSHYLDLIENYGAKLCSVIGTSALREASNSKDFLKKVKHKLGIEVEVISGTKEALLSAKGALYDKTPEKYLVFDLGGGSLELINKDVELVKSIQIGAVKMYEKFSDYTGYVDLDKIYNEVMKVLETNIEYNKLGLGSKEYLVGVGGTATTFAMLDQKLIQYDHNKIQEYYISNERISEITLRLNNLSLEERKKVAGMPKNREDIIVSGGGVLWALLDYLSYDGYYASDRDLLYGMIFEEISRRLNT, encoded by the coding sequence GTGATTATTATTATAAATAACACTGTGGCTGTGATAGATATTGGAAGTAATTCTATTAGGTTAATGATTGCCAAAATAGAAGGACAAAGTATTAAAGAATTAGTTAAAGAATTAGAAACGACAAGGATGGGAGAAGGATTAGGGAAAAGTGGATACATAAAACCAGATGCAACCTATAAAAGCTTAAGTGTACTTTCTCATTATCTAGATTTAATTGAAAATTATGGTGCTAAACTATGTAGTGTTATAGGAACAAGTGCTTTGCGGGAAGCAAGTAACTCAAAGGATTTCTTGAAGAAAGTAAAGCATAAATTGGGGATTGAAGTTGAAGTTATAAGTGGTACAAAAGAAGCTTTGTTAAGTGCCAAAGGTGCTTTGTATGACAAAACCCCCGAAAAATATTTAGTGTTTGACCTGGGTGGAGGAAGCCTTGAGCTAATAAATAAGGATGTAGAACTTGTTAAGAGTATTCAAATCGGCGCTGTTAAGATGTATGAGAAGTTTAGTGATTATACTGGTTATGTGGATCTAGACAAAATATATAATGAAGTAATGAAAGTTTTGGAAACTAATATTGAATATAATAAACTAGGGTTAGGTAGCAAAGAATATTTAGTGGGAGTAGGGGGCACGGCAACAACGTTTGCAATGCTTGACCAAAAATTAATACAGTACGATCATAATAAAATTCAGGAGTATTATATTAGCAATGAAAGGATATCTGAAATTACTTTAAGATTAAATAATCTTAGCTTAGAGGAAAGAAAAAAAGTAGCAGGTATGCCTAAAAACAGAGAGGATATTATTGTTTCTGGAGGAGGAGTGCTTTGGGCTTTGTTAGACTATCTATCATATGATGGTTATTATGCTAGTGATAGAGACCTGTTATACGGCATGATATTTGAAGAAATTTCAAGAAGGTTAAATACTTGA